A stretch of the Lactuca sativa cultivar Salinas chromosome 9, Lsat_Salinas_v11, whole genome shotgun sequence genome encodes the following:
- the LOC111881279 gene encoding LOB domain-containing protein 29, translating into MTGSGSPCGACKFLRRKCVRGCVFAPYFCHEQGAAHFAAIHRVFGASNVSKLLAHLPVSGRCEAAITIAYEAQARVQDPIYGCVSHIFALQQQVVSLQSQLAFLKEQAAQSLVNGSSCSNYPTNYNRPNGGHPHPSYTTTQDIQTNWLQQSEQSSCINISQFDKNSSTNNLNETMNFNFMGNQHNQNSLLKEEDGSFSSFHEGSSYSIDSLDMQISHNKEWFFQEKTEDLHSIAFGCIQH; encoded by the exons ATGACTGGATCAGGCTCTCCTTGTGGTGCTTGCAAGTTCTTAAGAAGGAAATGTGTAAGGGGTTGTGTTTTTGCCCCTTATTTTTGCCATGAACAAGGTGCTGCCCATTTTGCAGCCATTCACAGGGTATTTGGTGCCAGCAATGTCTCTAAACTCCTTGCTCACCTTCCTGTCAGTGGTCGGTGTGAAGCAGCCATTACCATCGCCTATGAAGCTCAAGCTAGGGTTCAAGATCCCATTTATGGCTGCGTTTCACATATCTTCGCGCTACAAcagcag GTGGTTAGTTTACAATCCCAACTAGCTTTTTTAAAAGAGCAGGCAGCTCAAAGCTTAGTCAATGGCTCCAGTTGTTCAAACTATCCTACCAACTACAATCGACCAAACGGAGGACATCCACATCCTTCTTACACAACAACACAAGACATCCAGACGAATTGGTTACAACAATCGGAACAATCATCGTGCATAAATATATCTCAATTTGATAAAAATTCAAGCACCAACAATTTGAATGAGACCATGAATTTCAACTTCATGGGAAATCAACACAACCAGAATTCGCTTCTTAAGGAAGAAGATGGGTCATTTTCCAGCTTCCACGAAGGTTCAAGTTACTCCATTGATTCTTTGGACATGCAAATAAGCCATAACAAAGAATGGTTTTTCCAAGAGAAAACAGAAGATCTTCACTCAATTGCTTTCGGATGTATTCAGCATTAG